The proteins below are encoded in one region of Levilactobacillus namurensis:
- a CDS encoding phosphatase PAP2 family protein yields the protein MMRMKQRLGVTLATALVLLPLMTPVAQAKTTSAAAMIKPHEAGYGYYVDTYRNNVKGNTTVTTNPSFGLLYTFDKIWSPTAGQKDPGLIRQSLDISAKITQTRSQAEVKRSFLTDRRRLEYNNISGLGPYAAAFIKNADAKTDYYDVPAAPQPANTPYSKVTWANPDSKLGAMVQLIAATRVFGGTGVPKHFFKFIRPYRQDPQHVLPNPYLVNVMHAAKADDYDFPSGHTSAGFEIGEVMAYAFPERFQESVTRSSEIGYDRVLAGRHSPLAVMGGRMFGTAVAAATLNDPQYQGLMKRAYQEAHSDALLHSPLVTKNDDFGDYRTNQKNYRFRMTYGLPQNGDRTIAPRVPKGAEVLLATRLPYLSKTQRRMALATTELPSGYPVLDDTEGWGRLDLFSAANGYGALPTTTKVKMDAAKGGFNAHDTWRNDITGNGKLIKQGTGTLTLKGHNQFKGGLQVDGGDLNLATATAAGNGQLTLNQGTLTANTAIKLQRGYQQTKRGTLALTVTKATAMKIRGKAKLAGTLRLTNLKGLKSHQTVITFDQHQGKFSHIVGLPKGWHAVYTAHKLALVRN from the coding sequence ATGATGCGAATGAAGCAACGGTTAGGGGTCACGTTGGCAACAGCGTTGGTCTTGCTACCACTGATGACGCCAGTAGCACAGGCCAAGACGACTTCGGCAGCGGCGATGATCAAGCCGCACGAAGCCGGCTATGGGTATTACGTGGATACGTATCGGAACAACGTTAAGGGGAATACGACGGTGACCACCAACCCGTCGTTTGGCTTGCTCTATACGTTCGACAAGATCTGGTCACCCACAGCGGGTCAAAAGGATCCGGGGTTGATTCGTCAGTCTTTAGACATCTCGGCTAAGATTACCCAGACGCGGAGTCAAGCGGAAGTTAAGCGGTCGTTCTTAACGGACCGTCGGCGCCTGGAATACAACAACATCTCCGGCTTAGGTCCGTATGCGGCGGCCTTCATTAAGAACGCGGACGCGAAGACGGACTACTATGATGTCCCAGCAGCGCCACAGCCGGCGAATACGCCTTATTCTAAAGTCACTTGGGCGAATCCAGATTCTAAGTTAGGGGCCATGGTCCAATTGATTGCTGCGACCCGGGTCTTCGGGGGAACGGGCGTGCCTAAGCACTTCTTCAAGTTCATCCGGCCTTACCGGCAGGATCCGCAACACGTCCTACCTAACCCGTACTTGGTCAACGTGATGCACGCGGCTAAAGCCGATGATTACGACTTCCCGAGCGGACATACGTCAGCCGGCTTCGAAATTGGTGAAGTCATGGCGTACGCCTTCCCCGAACGGTTCCAAGAATCCGTCACTCGGTCCTCCGAGATTGGCTACGACCGGGTACTGGCTGGGCGGCACTCACCGCTGGCTGTGATGGGCGGTCGGATGTTTGGGACGGCCGTTGCTGCCGCCACGTTGAACGACCCGCAATATCAAGGCTTAATGAAGCGGGCCTATCAAGAAGCCCACTCGGATGCATTATTGCACAGTCCGTTGGTGACGAAGAACGATGACTTCGGCGACTACCGGACCAACCAGAAGAACTACCGCTTTCGGATGACTTACGGTTTACCACAAAATGGTGACCGGACGATTGCGCCACGGGTCCCTAAGGGTGCAGAAGTTCTTTTGGCTACGCGGTTGCCTTACCTCAGCAAGACCCAACGGCGGATGGCGTTAGCCACGACGGAATTGCCATCGGGGTACCCAGTCTTGGACGATACCGAGGGCTGGGGACGGTTAGACCTCTTCTCCGCCGCGAACGGTTACGGGGCCTTACCAACGACCACCAAGGTCAAGATGGATGCGGCCAAGGGCGGTTTCAACGCGCACGACACCTGGCGTAACGACATTACCGGGAACGGTAAACTTATCAAGCAAGGAACCGGGACGTTAACGTTAAAGGGTCACAACCAGTTTAAGGGTGGCCTGCAAGTTGACGGTGGGGACCTCAATCTCGCCACTGCCACGGCGGCGGGTAACGGCCAGTTGACCTTGAACCAGGGGACGTTAACTGCCAATACCGCCATCAAACTGCAACGGGGTTACCAACAGACCAAGCGCGGGACGCTGGCCTTAACGGTAACTAAGGCTACGGCCATGAAGATTCGGGGAAAGGCCAAGTTGGCCGGCACCCTGCGGTTAACTAACCTGAAGGGCTTGAAGTCCCACCAGACGGTGATCACCTTCGACCAACACCAAGGGAAGTTCAGCCACATCGTGGGCTTGCCTAAGGGCTGGCACGCGGTCTACACGGCCCACAAGTTAGCGTTAGTTCGGAATTAA
- a CDS encoding ABC transporter permease: protein MLHFLATYGTQMISKTGQHLYISAAALLLGIIVAVPLGILLTRMKHGANAVITLAGVLQTIPAMALLAIMIPIFGIGSTPAIVALFIYSLLPILRNTYLGMQGVSPTVRDAAKGMGMTWWQSMIQAELPLAAPVIMAGIRLSATYVIAWATLASYIGAGGLGDFIFNGLNLYRSDLILGGSIPVIILALFVDYLLGKVETAVTPRQLR from the coding sequence ATGCTACATTTTCTAGCTACTTACGGCACGCAAATGATCTCTAAGACTGGTCAACACCTCTACATCTCTGCAGCGGCGTTGCTCCTAGGGATTATCGTCGCCGTGCCGCTGGGAATTCTTTTGACTCGCATGAAGCACGGGGCCAATGCGGTCATTACACTCGCCGGGGTCTTACAGACCATCCCCGCCATGGCGTTGTTAGCCATCATGATTCCGATCTTTGGGATCGGCTCCACGCCCGCTATCGTGGCCCTGTTCATCTACTCACTCTTACCGATTCTCCGGAACACCTATCTGGGCATGCAGGGGGTCTCGCCAACTGTGCGGGACGCCGCCAAAGGGATGGGGATGACCTGGTGGCAGTCCATGATTCAAGCCGAACTGCCCCTAGCCGCGCCCGTCATCATGGCCGGCATCCGGCTGTCCGCGACTTACGTGATTGCCTGGGCTACGCTGGCGTCCTACATCGGTGCCGGTGGCTTAGGGGACTTCATCTTTAACGGATTGAACCTCTACCGTTCCGACTTGATTCTCGGAGGCTCGATTCCCGTTATCATCCTCGCGTTATTCGTCGATTACCTGCTGGGCAAGGTCGAAACGGCCGTTACGCCTAGGCAGCTCAGATAG
- a CDS encoding osmoprotectant ABC transporter substrate-binding protein has protein sequence MRKRIYQWLTGLLVVILLLPLGGCALPGLSGGSGKDTVRIAAQNTTEQQIMAYMIQGMIQHYTKLNTSIINNLGSGNVSFNALKNGDADISSIRFYGTDLTTVLNRKFERDPSKVKDIVTNDFQNKYHMTYFDTYGFADTYAWMVKPAYAKKHHLKTVSDLQKLAPKMTVGIDQIWQNRPGDGYPAFQKTYGYSFGTVKPMQLGLLYDALAADKMDAILGYSTDGRVSSYHLKLLKDDKNFFPPYDGSPVATDKVLKQHPELKPVINRLVGKIDLKTMQHLNYQVDDQLEEPQTVAKDFLQQHHYFEGGH, from the coding sequence ATGCGAAAACGAATCTATCAATGGCTGACCGGACTTCTGGTCGTCATCTTACTGTTACCCTTAGGTGGGTGTGCGTTGCCCGGATTAAGCGGCGGGTCGGGTAAGGACACCGTCCGTATCGCGGCGCAAAACACCACCGAACAACAAATCATGGCTTACATGATCCAAGGCATGATTCAACACTATACCAAGTTAAACACATCCATTATCAATAACTTAGGGTCCGGGAACGTCAGCTTCAACGCCTTGAAGAACGGCGACGCCGACATCTCCTCCATTCGGTTCTACGGGACTGACTTGACCACCGTTTTGAACCGGAAGTTCGAACGGGACCCTAGCAAGGTCAAGGACATCGTCACCAACGATTTCCAAAACAAGTATCACATGACCTACTTCGACACTTACGGCTTCGCCGACACCTACGCTTGGATGGTCAAGCCCGCGTACGCGAAGAAGCACCATCTGAAGACGGTCAGCGACTTACAAAAACTGGCCCCGAAGATGACGGTCGGTATCGACCAGATCTGGCAGAACCGTCCCGGTGACGGGTACCCCGCCTTCCAGAAGACCTACGGCTACAGTTTCGGCACCGTTAAGCCCATGCAACTGGGGCTGCTCTACGACGCCTTAGCCGCCGATAAGATGGACGCCATCTTAGGGTACTCCACCGACGGCCGGGTCTCCAGCTACCACCTGAAGCTCTTAAAGGACGACAAGAACTTCTTCCCACCATACGATGGGAGTCCGGTGGCCACGGATAAGGTCTTGAAGCAACATCCTGAGCTCAAGCCCGTGATCAACCGGCTAGTCGGCAAGATCGATCTAAAGACCATGCAACACCTGAACTACCAAGTCGACGACCAACTGGAAGAACCTCAGACGGTCGCTAAAGACTTCTTGCAACAACACCATTACTTCGAAGGGGGCCATTAA
- a CDS encoding aldo/keto reductase: protein MINSLNDRVILNNGTQIPGLGLGVFQIPDEATSKVVADGIKAGYRLIDTAQIYGNEAGTGEGIRLGLKETGLERDDLFVTSKVWNDHLTYDQTIDAFYDSLQKLGLDYLDLYLIHWPGDNAFKESYRALESLYKAGKIKAIGVSNFEIHHLEELEKFADVVPVIDQVESHPRLNQDKLRAYAATKGIKIQAWSPLMQGQILKDDSLKKIADKYQKSVAQVILRWDIQRDVLLAVKSVRPERMASNADVFDFTLDKTDMAQINAMNQDFRVGPEPDDFDF, encoded by the coding sequence TTGATAAATTCATTAAATGATCGGGTAATTTTAAACAACGGTACTCAAATTCCGGGTTTAGGATTAGGTGTTTTCCAAATTCCCGACGAAGCAACGTCTAAAGTCGTTGCAGACGGAATCAAAGCGGGGTATCGGTTAATCGATACTGCGCAGATTTATGGTAATGAAGCTGGCACTGGTGAAGGAATTCGTTTAGGTTTAAAGGAAACCGGACTCGAGCGCGATGATTTATTCGTGACTTCCAAAGTTTGGAACGATCATTTAACCTATGATCAAACCATTGATGCTTTTTACGACAGTTTGCAAAAGTTAGGCTTAGACTATTTGGATCTTTACTTAATCCATTGGCCTGGTGACAACGCGTTCAAAGAATCGTACCGAGCCCTAGAGAGCCTCTATAAGGCTGGAAAGATCAAGGCAATTGGTGTTAGCAACTTTGAAATTCATCACTTAGAAGAATTAGAAAAGTTTGCAGATGTCGTTCCAGTGATTGATCAAGTTGAATCACATCCACGGCTAAATCAAGATAAATTGCGCGCATACGCCGCAACCAAAGGAATTAAAATTCAGGCCTGGTCACCACTAATGCAAGGTCAAATTTTGAAAGATGACTCCTTGAAAAAGATTGCAGACAAATATCAAAAGTCAGTTGCACAAGTTATTTTACGTTGGGACATTCAACGCGATGTTTTACTAGCTGTTAAATCAGTTCGCCCTGAGAGAATGGCAAGCAATGCTGATGTGTTCGATTTTACTTTGGACAAGACTGACATGGCGCAGATTAATGCGATGAACCAGGATTTCCGAGTGGGTCCCGAACCTGATGATTTTGATTTTTAA
- a CDS encoding LytTR family transcriptional regulator, with protein sequence MAATRTYIAIDLKSFYASAECAALGLDPLNVNLVVADQSRTDKTICLAVSPALKKFGLPGRPRLFQVEHAVAELNRDRTLQAHHRLRRESVYRDQLLRDPTLAVSYRVVVPRMAYYLQVSNQIYQIYLKYVAADQIHVYSIDEVFMDVTAYLKLYQTTAHDLAKRIIQEVQRQTGITATAGIGSNLYLAKVAMDIVAKKIPADQDGVRIAKLTELSYRKYLWAHTPLTDFWRIGKGYAQRLEKMGLHTMGDIARQSLGTLSDAHNEEQLYQEFGRVAELIIDHAWGYEPTTIHDIKAYRPSDHSLGSGQVLATPYPFAKAKIVTREMIDALALDLVKQHQVCDQVVLHVAYDVTSLTTADASGAVTTDFYGRRVLKAAHGSASLPVPTASTQQLRQAVLRLFEAKVNRHYQVRKLTVTVNHVVTERQAAARDHGEQLDLFQSPQVEQRVAQETATQRRERQAQEAILKIQEKFGKNALFWAADLQPGATLLKRNQEIGGHRS encoded by the coding sequence ATGGCGGCTACGCGAACTTACATTGCCATTGATTTGAAATCGTTTTACGCGTCGGCGGAGTGTGCCGCCTTAGGCCTCGATCCGTTGAACGTCAATCTGGTGGTCGCCGACCAGTCCCGGACCGATAAGACCATCTGTCTGGCGGTCTCACCGGCCTTGAAAAAGTTCGGCTTGCCGGGACGGCCCCGGTTGTTTCAGGTCGAACACGCGGTGGCGGAACTGAACCGTGACCGAACCCTCCAGGCCCATCACCGGCTACGGCGAGAATCGGTCTACCGCGACCAGCTGTTGCGCGACCCGACACTTGCGGTCAGCTACCGGGTGGTGGTGCCTCGGATGGCCTACTACCTGCAGGTCAGCAACCAAATCTATCAGATCTACCTGAAATACGTTGCGGCCGACCAGATTCACGTTTACTCGATCGATGAAGTCTTCATGGACGTGACAGCCTATCTGAAGCTCTACCAGACCACCGCCCATGACCTGGCCAAGCGCATCATCCAAGAGGTTCAGCGCCAGACCGGAATTACCGCAACGGCGGGGATTGGCAGTAACCTGTACCTGGCTAAGGTCGCGATGGATATCGTGGCCAAGAAGATTCCCGCCGACCAGGACGGGGTCCGAATCGCCAAGCTCACGGAACTGAGTTACCGTAAGTACCTCTGGGCCCACACGCCGCTGACCGACTTCTGGCGCATCGGCAAGGGGTACGCCCAGCGACTAGAGAAGATGGGGCTGCACACCATGGGCGACATTGCCCGCCAATCGTTGGGGACCTTGTCGGACGCCCACAACGAAGAACAGCTCTACCAAGAGTTCGGGCGGGTCGCCGAGTTGATCATTGACCATGCCTGGGGCTATGAGCCTACCACGATTCACGACATCAAGGCCTACCGCCCTAGTGACCATAGCTTGGGCTCGGGGCAGGTCCTGGCCACGCCGTACCCGTTTGCCAAGGCAAAAATCGTCACGCGCGAAATGATCGACGCGTTAGCCTTGGACCTAGTCAAGCAGCATCAGGTCTGTGACCAGGTCGTTTTGCACGTGGCTTATGACGTCACCAGCTTGACCACGGCCGACGCTAGTGGCGCGGTCACCACCGACTTTTACGGGCGGCGGGTGCTTAAGGCGGCCCACGGGAGTGCCAGCTTACCGGTGCCCACGGCGTCGACGCAACAGTTGCGCCAGGCGGTCTTGCGGCTCTTTGAGGCTAAGGTCAACCGGCATTACCAGGTGCGCAAGCTCACGGTGACGGTCAACCACGTGGTCACCGAACGGCAGGCTGCTGCCCGGGACCACGGCGAACAGCTGGACTTGTTTCAGAGCCCGCAAGTCGAGCAACGAGTGGCCCAGGAGACGGCGACCCAGCGGCGAGAACGCCAGGCCCAAGAGGCCATCTTGAAGATTCAAGAGAAGTTCGGCAAGAACGCCCTATTTTGGGCGGCGGACCTTCAGCCGGGGGCGACATTATTGAAACGGAACCAGGAGATTGGAGGTCACCGCTCATGA
- a CDS encoding helix-turn-helix domain-containing protein gives MAQKVYNIGVEVTMDTIGGKWKTIILCNLRHGDKRPSELQHLIPNISQKMLTQELKELVHDNIVDRTVYNQVPPKVVYSLSDYGQSLGTILHELCAWGTMHAHTLKDEGKDIVLMEEEQLVTKG, from the coding sequence ATGGCTCAAAAAGTTTATAACATTGGCGTTGAAGTCACAATGGACACGATTGGTGGCAAATGGAAAACGATTATTCTATGCAATTTACGGCATGGGGATAAGCGCCCGAGTGAATTACAGCATCTAATTCCAAATATCAGCCAAAAAATGCTGACGCAAGAATTAAAAGAACTCGTTCACGATAACATTGTCGATCGTACGGTTTACAATCAAGTTCCCCCTAAAGTTGTCTACTCTTTAAGCGATTATGGGCAATCATTAGGAACCATCTTGCACGAGCTATGTGCTTGGGGCACCATGCACGCCCACACTCTTAAAGACGAGGGCAAAGACATCGTTCTGATGGAAGAAGAACAGCTGGTTACTAAAGGTTAA
- a CDS encoding excinuclease ABC subunit UvrA, which translates to MSLPEFPQGFIEIQDATQNNLQHVNLRVPKYQTTVFVGLSGSGKSSLVFDTIAAASRRELNETFPSFTQQYLPKYGQPHVGDIEHLPVAIVIAQQRLGKNVRSTLATYTGIYSLLRLLFSRIGKPFIGYSDTFSFNLPQGMCPTCQGLGYVDDIDEHQLIDPEKSLNQGAITFVSFAPNTWRWRRYGTSGLFDNDKPIKDYTPEEYDLLMHAPQQKLAHPGKDFPRTALYEGVVPRIRRSIIGKKEAEHHKAAIAAIVTRKPCPTCHGTRLRAEVLTNHINGKNIAEVSAMDLRHVLTFLQGITEPLATDVVRELTTKIQSLVDIGLGYLTLDRGTSSLSGGEAQRIRIAKYLTSALVDMVYILDEPSVGLHPHDIQLIKAALTKLKDKGNTILVVEHNPAMIAFADYVVEMGPHAGSAGGQVTFTGTYPELLASQTLTGKWLRQPHTWGLERPATDHLSLRQVTQNNLHAVDVDVPLGIMTVISGVAGSGKSSLVSVIKQHLQTDYIDLAQAPVGINIRSTPATYLGVLDEIRKLFGRENGVALGWFSYNGKGACPRCKGKGVTITNMAFMDPVVQTCELCQGKRYSDQALQYQYHHRNIAEVLSLSVTAAAEFFRDTPAVAKQLANLDRVGLGYLTLDQPLTTLSGGELQRLKLAVELGKQGTIYLLDEPTAGLHLQDTDRLLKLFNQLVTAGNSLIIIEHNLAVISQADWLIDVGPDAGQYGGRIQYAGVPRKSVTVPTSRTGVALKAWMQD; encoded by the coding sequence ATGTCATTACCAGAATTTCCACAAGGCTTCATTGAGATTCAAGATGCCACGCAAAATAACCTGCAGCACGTGAACCTGCGGGTACCCAAATACCAGACCACGGTCTTCGTGGGCCTATCTGGGTCGGGGAAGTCGTCGCTGGTGTTTGACACCATTGCAGCGGCGTCCCGGCGCGAATTAAACGAGACGTTTCCCAGCTTCACCCAGCAATACTTACCTAAGTACGGTCAGCCACACGTGGGCGATATCGAACATCTGCCCGTGGCCATCGTGATCGCCCAGCAACGGCTGGGAAAGAACGTCCGGTCTACTTTGGCGACCTATACGGGGATCTATTCGCTGTTGCGTCTTTTGTTCTCCCGTATCGGGAAACCGTTTATTGGTTACTCCGACACCTTTTCCTTCAACCTGCCACAGGGGATGTGCCCGACCTGTCAGGGCTTGGGGTACGTGGACGACATCGATGAGCACCAGCTGATCGACCCCGAAAAGTCGTTGAACCAAGGCGCCATCACCTTCGTCAGTTTTGCGCCGAACACCTGGCGTTGGCGGCGTTACGGGACCAGCGGACTCTTCGACAACGATAAGCCCATCAAGGACTATACGCCCGAAGAGTACGACCTCTTGATGCATGCGCCCCAACAGAAGCTGGCTCATCCAGGGAAGGATTTTCCCCGTACGGCGCTGTACGAAGGCGTCGTTCCGCGGATTCGGCGGTCGATCATCGGGAAAAAGGAAGCGGAACACCACAAGGCCGCCATCGCTGCTATCGTGACCCGCAAGCCTTGCCCGACCTGTCACGGAACTCGATTACGGGCCGAGGTCCTGACCAACCACATTAATGGGAAGAACATCGCAGAAGTCTCCGCCATGGACCTCCGGCACGTGTTGACCTTCTTACAGGGCATCACGGAACCCCTGGCGACCGACGTGGTCCGGGAATTGACCACCAAGATTCAATCCCTGGTGGACATCGGCTTAGGGTACCTGACGTTGGACCGGGGGACTAGTTCCCTGTCCGGCGGGGAAGCCCAACGCATTCGCATCGCCAAGTACCTGACCAGTGCGTTGGTCGACATGGTCTATATCCTGGATGAACCCAGTGTGGGCCTGCACCCGCACGATATTCAGTTGATCAAGGCGGCGTTGACCAAGTTGAAGGATAAGGGCAACACGATTCTGGTGGTGGAACACAACCCGGCGATGATCGCCTTTGCGGATTACGTAGTCGAGATGGGGCCCCATGCCGGGTCCGCCGGGGGTCAAGTAACCTTCACGGGGACCTACCCTGAACTGTTGGCCTCCCAGACGTTGACTGGAAAATGGCTACGCCAGCCGCACACCTGGGGCTTAGAACGCCCCGCAACGGACCACCTCTCACTGCGACAGGTGACCCAAAACAACTTGCACGCGGTAGACGTGGATGTGCCGCTGGGAATCATGACGGTGATTTCCGGGGTCGCCGGGTCCGGGAAAAGTTCGTTGGTGAGTGTGATTAAGCAACACTTGCAGACCGACTACATCGACCTGGCCCAGGCACCGGTCGGCATCAATATCCGCTCGACCCCGGCGACTTACCTGGGCGTCTTGGACGAGATCCGTAAGCTCTTTGGCCGGGAGAACGGGGTGGCCCTGGGGTGGTTCAGCTATAACGGCAAGGGCGCTTGTCCCCGGTGCAAGGGGAAGGGCGTCACCATCACCAATATGGCCTTCATGGACCCCGTGGTGCAGACCTGTGAACTCTGCCAGGGAAAACGCTACAGTGACCAGGCCTTACAGTACCAGTACCATCACCGCAATATTGCGGAGGTACTGAGTCTGTCGGTCACGGCCGCGGCAGAATTCTTCCGCGACACGCCAGCAGTGGCCAAGCAACTGGCAAACTTAGACCGGGTCGGTTTAGGCTACCTCACGTTAGACCAACCCCTGACCACCTTGTCGGGTGGGGAATTGCAACGCTTGAAGCTGGCGGTCGAGTTGGGGAAGCAGGGCACGATTTACCTGCTGGACGAACCCACGGCCGGGCTGCATTTACAGGATACGGACCGGTTATTGAAGCTCTTCAACCAGCTGGTCACGGCGGGAAACTCGTTGATTATTATCGAACACAACCTGGCGGTCATCAGCCAGGCTGATTGGTTGATCGACGTGGGTCCGGACGCCGGCCAGTATGGGGGCCGGATCCAGTACGCGGGCGTGCCGCGCAAGTCCGTTACGGTTCCCACGTCCCGCACCGGCGTGGCCTTGAAAGCTTGGATGCAAGACTAA
- a CDS encoding VOC family protein, with product MSNGFSVVNHVGITVKNLDKAIPFYEALFGVKVANVDQIGGKRMAAVQGLDDTLIKYANVHLDNINIDILEYVEPKSSTASYSNEQVSAMHMCFEVDDIQAAVERLKKLGVEPEGEPMYFTEDDGLKNGLGTGVVYFQDPDGAHLELIEPKGPFQRG from the coding sequence ATGTCAAATGGATTTTCAGTAGTTAACCATGTAGGAATCACCGTTAAAAATTTGGACAAGGCCATCCCATTTTATGAAGCTTTATTTGGTGTGAAGGTTGCTAATGTCGATCAAATTGGTGGCAAGCGTATGGCGGCTGTCCAAGGTCTAGATGATACTTTGATTAAGTATGCTAACGTTCATTTGGATAACATTAATATTGATATTCTGGAATACGTTGAGCCTAAATCAAGCACGGCTTCATATTCCAATGAACAAGTCAGCGCAATGCACATGTGCTTTGAAGTCGACGATATTCAAGCTGCCGTTGAACGGTTAAAGAAACTTGGCGTCGAGCCTGAAGGCGAACCAATGTACTTCACCGAAGATGATGGGTTAAAGAACGGGTTAGGCACGGGAGTTGTCTATTTCCAAGATCCTGACGGCGCCCATTTGGAATTGATCGAACCTAAAGGTCCTTTCCAACGCGGTTAG
- a CDS encoding ABC transporter permease, whose protein sequence is MKDLGLWQQLIYYFTHNGMYVLSQFNQTFLVSIYGVLFGAIVGIPIGIWTSQHRRLSPLIVGAANVIQTVPSLAMLSILMLGLGLGQTTVIATVFLYSLLPIIKNTYTGMLSVDRDVLDAGKGMGMTRLQIMTTIRIPLSLSVIIAGIRNALVIGIGITVIGSFIGSGGLGDIIVRGTNATDGGAIILAGALPTALMAIITDLVLSFIEKRLTPKTSSEA, encoded by the coding sequence ATGAAAGACTTAGGGTTGTGGCAACAGCTCATCTACTACTTCACGCACAATGGAATGTACGTGCTGAGCCAATTTAACCAAACGTTCTTAGTCTCCATCTACGGCGTCCTCTTCGGCGCCATCGTCGGGATTCCAATCGGGATCTGGACCTCACAACACCGGCGGCTCTCACCGCTGATCGTGGGGGCGGCTAACGTGATTCAGACGGTGCCCTCACTAGCCATGCTGTCCATCCTGATGCTGGGCTTAGGGCTAGGTCAGACCACGGTCATCGCGACCGTCTTCCTGTACTCTTTGCTCCCCATCATCAAGAACACCTACACCGGGATGCTGAGCGTCGACCGCGACGTCTTGGATGCCGGGAAAGGTATGGGGATGACGCGGCTCCAAATCATGACCACGATTCGGATTCCGTTGTCGCTGTCGGTCATCATTGCCGGGATTCGGAACGCCTTAGTCATCGGAATCGGGATCACCGTTATTGGGTCCTTCATCGGGTCCGGTGGCCTGGGAGACATCATCGTCCGGGGCACCAACGCCACGGACGGTGGGGCCATCATCCTGGCCGGGGCCTTACCGACCGCGTTAATGGCCATCATCACCGACTTAGTGTTGTCCTTCATTGAAAAACGGTTAACGCCGAAGACCTCTTCGGAAGCTTAA
- a CDS encoding IS30-like element ISLpl1 family transposase: MSSITYSERIKIETFCELGLSNIQMGVRLNQSPSTISYELSRCQPYQAELAQTDAEYKRSRCGRKTKLSDELKQKILNHLRLSWSPGMIAHEFKLATKSIYNWLNQGRIDFSLNDLPEHGVRQRRNVDQRSKYNQSLGRSIEQRPMMINQRNRIGDFELDTVVGPRGHSKAVLLTLIDRKSRFLWAYRLKDRTTASVNEALTKFLTTFNGPVHSFTVDRGTEFSGLVSFESQYGIKTYYCHAYTPAERGSNERFNRNLRYFYPKGTRFEHISAQDLTTTLLQINQRPLKILDWKTPYQVMLTNLSKNSD; this comes from the coding sequence TTGTCTAGTATAACCTATTCCGAACGAATTAAAATCGAAACCTTTTGTGAACTAGGGCTGTCCAATATCCAAATGGGCGTTCGGCTGAACCAATCACCGTCAACAATTTCTTATGAATTATCTCGATGTCAACCTTATCAGGCTGAATTAGCACAAACAGATGCCGAATACAAGCGATCACGATGTGGTCGGAAAACTAAGCTGAGCGATGAGTTAAAGCAAAAAATTCTCAACCATTTACGTCTAAGCTGGTCACCAGGAATGATTGCTCACGAATTTAAACTAGCTACTAAATCTATTTATAATTGGCTAAATCAGGGGAGAATTGATTTCTCCTTGAATGATCTACCTGAACATGGCGTACGCCAACGGCGTAACGTTGACCAACGATCCAAATATAATCAATCTTTGGGGCGATCAATTGAACAGCGTCCCATGATGATTAATCAACGTAATCGCATCGGCGATTTTGAACTAGATACAGTCGTTGGTCCTCGTGGGCATAGTAAGGCAGTTTTATTAACTTTAATCGATCGAAAATCACGGTTCCTTTGGGCATATCGGTTAAAGGACCGAACGACAGCGAGTGTTAATGAAGCACTGACTAAGTTCCTAACCACTTTTAATGGACCGGTGCACAGTTTTACTGTGGACCGTGGTACTGAGTTTAGTGGGCTAGTATCATTTGAATCACAATATGGTATTAAGACCTATTACTGTCATGCTTATACGCCAGCTGAACGTGGTAGTAATGAACGCTTTAATCGGAATTTACGTTATTTTTATCCTAAGGGGACTCGTTTTGAGCACATTAGTGCTCAAGATTTAACGACGACGTTACTCCAAATTAACCAGCGACCGCTTAAAATACTTGACTGGAAAACACCGTATCAGGTTATGCTGACCAATTTGTCCAAAAATTCGGATTAA